From Micromonospora rifamycinica, a single genomic window includes:
- the bluB gene encoding 5,6-dimethylbenzimidazole synthase, with protein MELYDAIHRRRDVRAQFTGEPVPADTLHRVLDAAHAAPSVGYSQPWDFILVRDPAVRRRFHRHVQAERAAFAASLDGAAAERFAGIRIDGVLESTLSIVVTYDPGRGGPAVLGRHTIADAGLYSVCLAIQNLWLAATAEGWGVGWVSFYREPFLAELLGVPAGIRPVAWLCVGPVTHLEAVPDLERHGWRRRRPLAEAVHHDRWRQRVADGPNS; from the coding sequence GTGGAACTCTATGACGCCATTCATCGCCGCCGGGACGTCCGGGCGCAGTTCACCGGGGAGCCGGTGCCGGCCGACACCCTGCACCGGGTTCTCGACGCCGCTCATGCCGCACCCAGCGTCGGCTATTCGCAGCCGTGGGACTTCATCCTGGTGCGGGATCCGGCCGTCCGTCGCCGGTTCCACCGGCACGTACAGGCCGAGCGGGCGGCGTTCGCGGCCAGTCTGGACGGCGCGGCGGCCGAGCGGTTCGCCGGAATCAGGATCGACGGGGTGCTGGAGTCGACGCTGTCGATCGTGGTGACCTATGACCCCGGGCGCGGGGGTCCGGCCGTGCTCGGGCGGCACACCATCGCCGACGCCGGTCTGTACTCGGTCTGTCTGGCCATCCAGAACCTCTGGCTCGCCGCAACCGCCGAGGGGTGGGGTGTCGGGTGGGTGTCCTTCTACCGGGAGCCGTTCCTCGCCGAACTGCTGGGGGTGCCGGCCGGTATCCGGCCGGTGGCCTGGCTCTGCGTCGGCCCGGTCACCCACCTGGAGGCGGTGCCCGACCTGGAACGGCACGGGTGGCGGCGGCGCAGGCCCCTCGCCGAGGCGGTGCACCACGACCGTTGGCGGCAGCGGGTGGCTGATGGACCGAACAGCTAA
- a CDS encoding MerR family transcriptional regulator has translation MRIGELARRTGVSARSLRYYEQQGLLTAVRLGNGYREYDEQAVLRVAFIQDLYGAGVPSEVIREILPCSSGRHPTGDCSALYERVRQIRDRLAQQERLIGQRRAMLDSYLSGAASPADLAVPSRGTAAPAHHVPPGPV, from the coding sequence ATGCGGATCGGTGAACTCGCCAGGCGCACCGGCGTGAGCGCCCGGTCGCTGCGCTACTACGAGCAGCAGGGCCTCCTGACCGCCGTCCGCCTCGGCAACGGATACCGGGAGTACGACGAGCAGGCGGTGCTCCGGGTCGCCTTCATCCAGGATCTCTACGGTGCCGGAGTACCGTCGGAGGTCATCCGGGAGATCCTCCCGTGCTCCAGCGGCCGGCACCCCACCGGCGACTGCTCCGCACTGTACGAACGGGTCCGGCAGATCCGTGACCGGCTGGCCCAGCAGGAGCGTCTGATCGGACAGCGACGGGCGATGCTGGACAGCTACCTGTCCGGTGCCGCCTCTCCCGCCGACCTGGCCGTGCCGTCCCGGGGCACGGCCGCACCCGCTCACCACGTTCCCCCAGGTCCCGTGTAG
- a CDS encoding SDR family NAD(P)-dependent oxidoreductase produces MTTASDMKDRYVLVTGGSSGIGAAIADEFAGRGANLVLVARDAGQLERTAADLRERHGVTVLSVALALDRPGAPRHLMEIVREAGVEVEVLVNNAAVGSRAMVADSDPTRLRQLVDLNVGALTELTTLLVAGMVHRGHGSVVNIASTGAYTPAPVMAAYAASKAYVLSFTRALWAETRASGVRVVAVSPGQTQTPMNPRPGRDKRQPAQVARTVLAALEGTGPAVVDGGRNKVATVLMCMVPARLMATLALRMMARGGAAATASPH; encoded by the coding sequence ATGACAACCGCATCCGACATGAAGGACCGCTACGTCCTCGTCACGGGCGGGTCGAGCGGCATCGGCGCGGCGATCGCGGACGAGTTCGCCGGCCGTGGGGCGAACCTGGTGCTGGTCGCCCGTGACGCCGGGCAGTTGGAGAGGACCGCCGCCGACCTGCGTGAGCGGCACGGCGTCACCGTGCTGAGCGTCGCGCTCGCCCTCGACCGACCCGGCGCTCCCCGCCACCTGATGGAGATCGTGCGCGAGGCGGGGGTCGAGGTGGAGGTGCTGGTCAACAACGCCGCCGTGGGCTCGCGGGCGATGGTGGCGGACAGCGACCCCACCAGGTTGCGTCAACTGGTGGACCTCAACGTCGGTGCCCTGACCGAGCTGACCACCCTCCTCGTCGCCGGCATGGTCCACCGCGGACACGGCTCGGTGGTCAACATCGCCAGCACCGGCGCCTACACGCCGGCGCCGGTCATGGCGGCCTACGCGGCCTCGAAGGCCTACGTCCTCTCGTTCACCCGGGCTTTGTGGGCCGAGACCCGGGCCAGCGGCGTCAGGGTGGTGGCGGTGAGTCCCGGGCAGACCCAGACGCCGATGAACCCTCGGCCGGGCCGTGACAAGCGTCAGCCCGCTCAGGTTGCGCGCACGGTGCTCGCCGCGCTGGAGGGGACCGGACCGGCCGTGGTCGACGGGGGCCGCAACAAGGTGGCCACCGTCCTGATGTGCATGGTGCCCGCGCGGCTCATGGCCACTCTCGCGCTACGGATGATGGCGCGTGGCGGGGCTGCGGCCACGGCGTCTCCACACTGA
- a CDS encoding dihydrofolate reductase family protein, producing MGILTFSLNVTLDGCVDHEEGIADDETHAFFTRLMDENGAMLWGRVTYEMMESAWPAVARGDVAAPPALREWAAKLEGKPKYVVSSTRTDFPWTNSHHVTGDLRESVQRLKDANPAGVLLGSGRLATELDRLDLIDEYRMLVHPRIAGHGPTLHQGGLPGTRRLELLSAEPLRSGVLAVHYRRAD from the coding sequence ATGGGAATCCTGACCTTCAGCCTCAACGTCACCCTGGACGGTTGTGTCGACCACGAGGAGGGGATCGCGGACGACGAGACGCACGCCTTCTTCACCCGGCTCATGGACGAGAACGGGGCGATGCTGTGGGGGCGCGTCACCTACGAGATGATGGAGAGTGCCTGGCCGGCCGTCGCCCGCGGCGACGTGGCGGCACCCCCGGCGCTGCGCGAGTGGGCGGCCAAGCTGGAGGGCAAGCCCAAGTACGTGGTGTCGTCGACGCGCACGGACTTCCCGTGGACCAACAGCCACCACGTCACCGGTGATCTACGCGAGAGCGTGCAGCGCCTCAAGGACGCGAATCCGGCCGGGGTCCTGCTCGGCAGTGGCAGGCTGGCGACCGAGCTCGACCGGCTGGACCTGATCGACGAGTACCGGATGCTGGTCCATCCCCGGATCGCCGGCCACGGTCCGACCCTGCACCAGGGCGGGCTGCCCGGCACGCGCCGGCTCGAGTTGCTCTCGGCGGAGCCGCTCCGCAGCGGCGTGCTGGCCGTGCACTACCGCCGCGCCGACTGA
- a CDS encoding O-methyltransferase: MAQQTEFTEALLDYVRQVSLRDDEILADLRRETAALPMGRAMQIMPEEGQLLALLVRLTAASLAVVEVGTFTGYSTLCMARALPTGGRLFTVDISARWPMIAVPYWERAGVADRIDVRIGAAREVLADLETELGPGTVDLVFIDADKAGYPDYYEAALRLVRRGGLVVLDNTVFFGRVVDEEHQDRDTATIRELNVSLLADDRVDLAMLSFADGLTLAVKR; the protein is encoded by the coding sequence ATGGCACAGCAGACTGAGTTCACCGAGGCCCTGCTCGACTACGTCCGGCAGGTCTCGCTGCGCGACGACGAGATACTCGCCGACCTGCGTCGGGAGACCGCCGCCCTGCCGATGGGCCGGGCGATGCAGATCATGCCGGAAGAAGGCCAGCTGCTGGCCCTGCTCGTCAGGCTGACCGCGGCATCGCTGGCGGTGGTCGAAGTCGGGACCTTCACCGGCTACAGCACGCTGTGCATGGCCAGGGCGCTCCCCACCGGTGGCCGGTTGTTCACGGTGGACATCTCCGCCCGGTGGCCGATGATCGCCGTACCGTACTGGGAACGTGCCGGGGTGGCCGACCGCATCGACGTGCGCATCGGTGCCGCGCGGGAGGTCCTGGCCGACCTGGAGACCGAACTCGGGCCGGGCACGGTGGACCTCGTGTTCATCGACGCGGACAAGGCGGGCTACCCGGACTACTACGAGGCCGCGCTGCGACTCGTCCGCCGCGGCGGGCTGGTCGTCCTCGACAACACGGTGTTCTTCGGCCGGGTGGTCGACGAGGAACACCAGGACCGGGACACCGCCACCATCCGGGAGCTGAACGTCTCGCTGCTCGCCGACGACCGGGTCGACCTGGCGATGCTGTCCTTCGCCGACGGCCTCACGCTGGCGGTGAAGCGCTGA
- a CDS encoding helix-turn-helix transcriptional regulator — translation MLSRHQLALLATPASDDRHPAPSRSRAGLIGRTAETELIDALLRGRERIPALLVNGEIGVGKTALLRATDEQAHRAGRRVVWVTGAPAEADLPYSGLHQLLYSLRADLDRLPAHQRVTLSRILGHADGPLPDRLATCAATLSLVTELADEGGLVVLVDDAQWIDRESTELFAFVARRTCELAGLVLVVATRQPGPPLAAAGPYGRQLAPLSDHDAGLLIDVWHPTLHSRVRRIILDHARGNPLALIELPKALSQEQRCASMPLPVHLPVTPRISGHVGARIRALPEPTRRLLLVAALDERAQLATIAEATGETDVTARLCPAERQHLVTMDTDRLLFTHPLVRLTTIDLATRGELYTAHRHLAAVTNVDQDVRATHLAAAALGPDDTVADALAAAGDRAADRGVLTTATEMFARAAELSTAPAARAERLGIAAQLACRAGWLQWAKHLNPAPEEFGVTTHTAAVSAYLLSLDEGDVDMAHRRLVRVFDDPTTSVPMRRMALEMLFHVCVLADRPDHWAALDAVLARPDCASAEIVLRCRAILSGRDGDAATMRERFLELLDRWPTTPAELTALSTASLSATAAALDAVTELLPVLRGLHEAPADSRGAPTARFGLHMEILDRYHSGRWGEAETLLRESATVAGVSGLRTLEGVARCQRALLAAVRGETEQALELADEVLRWAVPRGIGLAVILAHQARSLVALGTGDHEQAYATLSNIAPAGAMTRMPVSARRIVFDLADAAAHTGHGAQAAAYLHTLRDGGFDRLSPRMTMLTHGATALLARDSHTDEAFRQALTAPGHERWPLEHARIRLAYGERLRRAKEIGPARVELGAALEVLERLGARPWAARARNELRAAGLAVARPAEGPAGLTAQEESVARLAAQGLTNKQIAVRLRLSDRTVSGHLYKVYPKLGVTSRTGLRDALEIRAGWDADGTAD, via the coding sequence GTGCTTTCCCGGCATCAGCTCGCCCTGCTCGCCACCCCGGCATCCGACGACAGGCACCCGGCACCATCCCGCAGCCGGGCCGGGCTGATCGGCAGGACAGCCGAGACCGAACTGATCGACGCCCTGCTACGCGGCCGGGAGCGCATCCCGGCCCTGCTGGTGAACGGCGAGATCGGCGTCGGCAAGACAGCGCTGCTCCGCGCCACCGACGAACAGGCCCACCGGGCCGGTCGCCGCGTCGTGTGGGTCACCGGCGCGCCCGCCGAAGCCGACCTTCCCTACTCGGGCCTGCACCAGCTCCTGTACTCCCTGCGCGCGGACCTCGACCGTCTGCCCGCCCACCAGCGGGTCACCCTGTCACGCATCCTCGGGCACGCCGACGGCCCCCTGCCCGACAGACTGGCGACCTGCGCGGCCACCCTGTCCCTGGTCACCGAGCTCGCCGACGAGGGTGGGCTGGTGGTGCTGGTCGACGACGCCCAGTGGATCGACCGGGAGAGCACCGAACTGTTCGCCTTCGTCGCCCGCCGGACGTGTGAACTGGCCGGTCTGGTGCTGGTGGTCGCCACCCGCCAACCCGGGCCGCCGCTCGCCGCCGCCGGGCCGTACGGCCGTCAGCTCGCGCCACTGTCGGACCACGACGCCGGTCTGCTGATCGACGTGTGGCACCCCACCCTGCACAGCCGCGTCCGACGCATCATCCTCGACCATGCCCGCGGCAACCCGCTGGCACTGATCGAACTACCCAAGGCACTCAGCCAGGAGCAGCGGTGCGCGAGCATGCCGCTGCCGGTCCACCTGCCGGTCACCCCGCGGATCAGCGGGCACGTCGGCGCCCGGATCCGCGCCCTGCCCGAGCCGACCCGACGGCTCCTGCTGGTCGCCGCCCTCGATGAGAGAGCCCAGCTCGCGACGATCGCCGAAGCGACCGGCGAGACCGACGTCACGGCCCGGCTCTGCCCCGCCGAACGGCAGCACCTGGTCACGATGGACACCGACCGGTTGCTCTTCACCCACCCACTGGTCCGGCTGACCACGATCGACCTGGCGACCCGGGGCGAGCTGTACACCGCCCACCGCCACCTGGCCGCAGTGACCAACGTCGACCAGGACGTCCGGGCCACCCACCTGGCGGCCGCGGCACTGGGCCCGGACGACACCGTGGCCGATGCCCTGGCGGCGGCCGGCGACCGCGCCGCCGACCGGGGCGTCCTCACCACGGCCACCGAGATGTTCGCCCGGGCCGCCGAGCTGAGCACCGCGCCGGCCGCCCGCGCCGAACGCCTGGGCATCGCGGCCCAACTGGCCTGCCGCGCCGGCTGGCTGCAATGGGCGAAACACCTCAACCCGGCCCCGGAAGAGTTCGGCGTCACCACCCACACCGCCGCCGTCAGCGCCTATCTCCTCTCCCTCGACGAGGGCGACGTGGACATGGCCCACCGTCGCCTCGTGCGGGTCTTCGACGACCCCACCACCAGCGTGCCGATGCGCCGCATGGCGCTGGAGATGCTGTTCCACGTGTGTGTCCTCGCTGACCGGCCGGACCACTGGGCAGCCCTGGACGCCGTGCTCGCCCGTCCCGACTGCGCGTCGGCGGAGATCGTCCTGCGGTGCCGCGCGATCCTCTCCGGTCGGGACGGCGACGCCGCCACGATGCGTGAGCGGTTCCTGGAACTGCTCGACCGCTGGCCGACGACACCGGCGGAACTCACCGCCCTGTCCACGGCGTCCCTCTCCGCCACCGCCGCCGCCCTCGACGCGGTCACCGAACTGCTGCCGGTGCTGCGTGGCCTGCACGAGGCGCCGGCCGACAGCCGGGGAGCACCGACGGCGAGGTTCGGACTGCACATGGAGATCCTGGACCGGTACCACTCGGGACGCTGGGGCGAGGCGGAGACCCTGCTGCGGGAGAGCGCCACCGTGGCGGGCGTCAGTGGCCTGCGGACCCTGGAGGGCGTCGCCCGGTGCCAGCGTGCGCTGCTGGCCGCGGTACGCGGTGAAACGGAGCAGGCGCTGGAGCTGGCCGACGAGGTTCTGCGGTGGGCCGTACCCCGCGGGATCGGCCTGGCGGTCATCCTGGCCCACCAGGCCCGGTCCCTGGTGGCTCTGGGCACCGGCGACCATGAACAGGCCTATGCGACCCTGTCCAACATCGCCCCTGCCGGCGCGATGACCCGCATGCCGGTCAGCGCCCGTCGCATCGTGTTCGACCTGGCGGACGCCGCCGCGCACACCGGGCACGGCGCACAGGCGGCCGCATATCTGCACACGCTGCGCGACGGGGGCTTCGACCGGCTCTCCCCGCGGATGACCATGCTCACCCACGGGGCCACCGCGCTGCTCGCCCGGGACAGTCACACCGACGAGGCCTTCCGGCAGGCGCTGACCGCACCGGGACATGAACGCTGGCCGCTGGAGCACGCCCGGATCCGCCTCGCCTACGGTGAGCGGCTGCGACGCGCCAAGGAGATCGGCCCGGCCCGGGTGGAGCTGGGCGCGGCACTGGAGGTCCTGGAGAGGCTCGGCGCCAGGCCGTGGGCGGCGCGGGCCCGTAACGAGCTCCGGGCCGCCGGTCTGGCCGTCGCCCGCCCCGCCGAAGGGCCGGCCGGGCTCACCGCGCAGGAGGAGTCCGTCGCCAGACTCGCCGCCCAGGGTCTGACGAACAAGCAGATCGCCGTCCGGCTGCGCCTGTCGGACCGTACCGTCAGCGGGCACCTCTACAAGGTCTACCCCAAGCTCGGGGTCACCTCACGGACCGGGCTGCGTGACGCCCTGGAGATACGAGCCGGATGGGATGCGGATGGCACAGCAGACTGA
- a CDS encoding SAM-dependent methyltransferase gives MANSAPVSTDVGHMYDVMTELFTALLDGNIHVGYWSDDEDQASVAEAATRLTDMVVGRVGAGPGSQVLDVGCGAGTASLRLATTQDGTVVTGISVSHGQIDTARARARELGVAHRVHFRYADAMNMPFGPGMFDAAFAIESLIHMPDQDRALQEIATVLRPGARLVIADIVDRHPASGAEKEIIDNFCAVTQCRTIAALPDKLNRAGFEIVEFDDISTHVMRAFAALSDRMREVRADFVGRIAPAHFDQLVELFRRFSAVTAAGYVLAVAQRR, from the coding sequence ATGGCGAATTCAGCGCCGGTATCGACCGACGTCGGCCACATGTACGACGTCATGACCGAACTGTTCACCGCGCTGCTCGACGGCAACATCCACGTCGGCTACTGGAGCGACGACGAGGACCAGGCCTCCGTCGCCGAGGCGGCCACCCGCCTCACCGACATGGTGGTCGGACGCGTCGGTGCCGGCCCCGGCAGTCAGGTGCTGGACGTCGGCTGCGGAGCGGGCACCGCCTCGCTGCGGCTCGCGACCACACAGGACGGGACGGTGGTGACGGGGATCTCCGTCAGCCACGGACAGATCGACACGGCCAGGGCGCGTGCCCGGGAACTCGGCGTCGCCCACCGCGTGCATTTCCGATACGCTGATGCGATGAACATGCCGTTTGGACCCGGTATGTTCGACGCGGCCTTCGCCATCGAATCCCTCATCCACATGCCGGACCAGGACCGGGCACTCCAGGAGATCGCCACCGTGTTGCGCCCGGGCGCACGGCTGGTCATCGCCGACATCGTCGACAGACACCCGGCGAGCGGCGCAGAGAAAGAGATCATCGACAATTTCTGTGCCGTGACACAGTGCCGGACCATCGCCGCGCTGCCCGACAAACTGAACCGGGCGGGCTTCGAGATCGTCGAGTTCGACGACATCAGCACCCACGTGATGCGGGCGTTCGCGGCGCTGTCCGATCGCATGCGCGAGGTCCGGGCGGACTTCGTCGGCAGGATCGCGCCCGCGCACTTCGACCAGTTGGTCGAACTGTTCAGGCGCTTCAGCGCCGTCACCGCGGCCGGCTACGTCCTGGCGGTGGCCCAGCGCCGATGA